Proteins from one Oscillatoria nigro-viridis PCC 7112 genomic window:
- a CDS encoding ABC-F family ATP-binding cassette domain-containing protein: MTIFTLRSIKKDFGIKELLTDASFSLDEGDKVGLIGTNGSGKSTLLKMIAGLESIDSGDRWVNPGSKIVYLPQQPDLDENHTVLEQVFADSGEQMALVREYEEISDQLSHGKGDTDKLMARLSAVSERIDEVDAWDLETKAKLILTKLGIQDFDAKIADLSGGYRKRIALATALLSEPDVLLMDEPTNHLDALSVEWLQNYLNGYRGALLLITHDRYFLDRVTNRILEIDRGDLYNYAGNYAYYLEKKALAEESAASSVRKHAGVLRRELEWLKRGPKARSTKQKARIDRIKDMRSQEFKTANGKVEIATAGRRIGKKVIELLHISKAYGDRTLIKDFTYNFTPEDRIGIIGCNGAGKSTLMDIITGRIQPDSGTVEIGTTIHIGYFDQHSEDLTPNEDQRVIEYLKSVAELVQTADGEIITASQMLEKFLFPPNQQYAPINKLSGGEKRRLFLLKVLMSAPNVLILDEPTNDLDVQTLAVLEDYLEDFNGCVIVVSHDRYFLDRTIDMVFALEPGGNLRLYPGNYSVYLDYKKAEEAKEITGQKQKEKLTRTVESHNSKSTSSTQKSTKVSFNEKREYEQLESQIPKMEAEKEDIEKILSNNAPSGFAEMKKLSERLAQLTQEIDRATERWLELAERVG, encoded by the coding sequence ATGACTATTTTTACTCTGCGATCGATCAAAAAAGACTTCGGCATCAAGGAACTCTTGACAGATGCCAGTTTCAGCCTGGATGAAGGCGATAAAGTCGGACTCATCGGCACTAACGGTTCCGGGAAATCAACCCTGCTGAAAATGATTGCCGGCTTGGAGTCGATCGACTCTGGCGATCGCTGGGTCAATCCTGGGTCTAAAATTGTCTATCTCCCCCAACAGCCGGATTTGGACGAAAATCACACTGTTTTAGAGCAAGTATTTGCTGACAGCGGCGAACAAATGGCTTTGGTGCGAGAATACGAGGAAATTTCCGATCAATTGTCCCACGGCAAAGGCGATACAGACAAGTTGATGGCGCGGCTATCTGCAGTGTCTGAACGCATTGATGAGGTGGATGCGTGGGATTTGGAAACCAAGGCTAAATTGATTTTGACTAAGTTGGGAATTCAAGATTTTGATGCGAAAATTGCCGACTTGTCCGGCGGCTACCGCAAGCGAATTGCCTTAGCAACGGCTTTGTTGTCCGAACCCGATGTGTTGCTGATGGATGAACCGACAAACCACTTGGATGCGCTGTCTGTAGAGTGGTTGCAGAACTATTTGAACGGCTATCGCGGTGCTTTGCTGCTGATTACGCACGATCGCTATTTTCTCGATCGCGTTACCAATCGCATCCTGGAGATCGATCGCGGCGACCTTTACAATTATGCTGGCAATTACGCTTATTATTTGGAGAAAAAAGCCTTAGCTGAAGAATCCGCCGCCAGCAGTGTTCGCAAACACGCGGGTGTATTGCGGCGCGAATTGGAATGGCTCAAACGCGGGCCGAAGGCGCGCAGTACCAAGCAAAAAGCCCGGATCGATCGCATTAAAGATATGCGATCCCAGGAGTTCAAAACAGCCAACGGCAAAGTCGAAATTGCCACAGCCGGCCGCCGGATTGGTAAGAAGGTAATTGAGTTACTGCATATCAGTAAAGCTTACGGCGATCGCACTTTAATTAAAGATTTTACCTACAATTTCACACCCGAAGACCGGATTGGAATTATTGGCTGCAACGGTGCGGGAAAATCGACGCTGATGGATATCATCACCGGACGCATTCAGCCGGATTCGGGTACTGTCGAAATCGGTACAACCATTCATATCGGTTATTTCGACCAGCATTCAGAGGATTTGACGCCGAACGAAGACCAGCGGGTTATTGAATACTTGAAAAGTGTGGCGGAGTTGGTGCAAACGGCCGACGGGGAAATCATTACCGCTTCTCAAATGTTGGAAAAGTTTCTGTTTCCACCGAACCAACAGTATGCACCGATTAACAAACTTTCTGGCGGGGAAAAGCGCCGGTTATTTCTGTTGAAAGTGCTGATGAGTGCGCCCAACGTGCTGATTTTGGACGAACCGACAAACGACTTAGACGTGCAGACTTTGGCGGTTTTGGAGGATTATCTCGAAGATTTTAACGGCTGCGTGATTGTGGTGTCCCACGATCGCTATTTTCTCGATCGCACGATCGACATGGTTTTCGCCTTGGAACCGGGCGGGAATTTGCGCTTGTATCCCGGCAATTATTCGGTGTATTTAGACTACAAAAAAGCGGAAGAAGCCAAGGAAATAACAGGGCAAAAACAAAAAGAAAAACTTACGCGCACCGTTGAATCTCACAATTCAAAATCCACAAGTTCCACTCAAAAATCTACAAAAGTTTCCTTTAACGAGAAGCGAGAATACGAACAATTAGAAAGTCAAATTCCGAAGATGGAAGCTGAAAAAGAAGACATTGAGAAGATTTTGTCTAACAATGCTCCGAGCGGGTTTGCAGAGATGAAGAAGTTATCGGAGCGTTTGGCTCAGTTGACGCAGGAGATCGATCGGGCGACTGAACGCTGGTTGGAGTTGGCGGAACGGGTGGGTTAA
- the cbiD gene encoding cobalt-precorrin-5B (C(1))-methyltransferase CbiD has product MTKTQPLSGYTLPVFACAAALAALRCLREGIHSLDSVSVNLLEPQITAEIPIEQASVLKTGTALGVTRSDPGDNLDLTRNTPVWAMVELGRWREGERERGGEGEQIVILGGEGIGRHTVGGGAAIYDYAMRLLRSNLSLELARGEKITVTLILPSGRKLATRTSNEAFGVVEGLSLLGTTGISQPLSAPGQLELYREQLQQKAELFDCLVFCIGENGLDLARQLGINPSRLVKTANWLGPLLVEAGYQGVQSILLFGYHGKLMKLAAGIFHTHHHLADARREILTAYCAKAGMPADACSAIFAAATAEDALKQLRALDAEFGSNWVDRIYGDIARQIDLRSSDCIFTHTNLHVPVGSVMFGRDRKIIVKSDIGDTFLTQIC; this is encoded by the coding sequence GTGACCAAAACTCAACCTTTATCCGGGTATACACTGCCAGTATTTGCCTGTGCGGCCGCACTTGCAGCTTTGCGGTGCTTGCGTGAGGGTATTCACTCGCTAGATAGCGTATCAGTAAATTTACTGGAACCGCAAATAACAGCAGAAATTCCGATCGAACAGGCGTCTGTACTCAAAACTGGTACCGCTTTAGGAGTGACTCGCTCCGATCCGGGGGACAATCTCGATCTGACTCGCAATACCCCCGTTTGGGCAATGGTGGAATTGGGAAGGTGGAGAGAGGGAGAGAGGGAGAGAGGGGGAGAGGGAGAGCAGATTGTGATTCTCGGCGGTGAAGGTATAGGGCGTCACACAGTCGGTGGAGGAGCGGCAATCTATGATTACGCAATGCGACTGTTGCGATCGAATCTGAGCCTAGAACTCGCACGGGGAGAAAAAATTACTGTCACCCTGATTCTGCCGTCAGGGCGCAAACTAGCCACCCGGACTTCTAACGAAGCTTTCGGCGTGGTAGAAGGACTTTCGCTGCTGGGTACAACTGGCATTTCTCAACCCCTCAGTGCCCCCGGACAGTTGGAACTTTACCGCGAACAACTGCAACAAAAAGCCGAACTGTTTGACTGTTTGGTTTTCTGCATCGGCGAAAACGGTTTGGATTTGGCGCGACAACTGGGGATTAATCCCTCTAGGCTAGTCAAAACCGCTAACTGGCTCGGCCCGCTGCTGGTAGAAGCAGGATATCAGGGCGTGCAGTCAATTTTGCTGTTTGGCTATCACGGGAAACTGATGAAATTGGCGGCGGGAATTTTTCACACTCACCACCACCTCGCTGACGCGCGCCGGGAAATTCTCACAGCTTACTGTGCTAAAGCTGGAATGCCTGCCGATGCGTGTTCCGCAATTTTTGCCGCAGCGACGGCGGAAGATGCTCTCAAGCAATTGCGGGCTTTGGACGCCGAGTTTGGGAGCAATTGGGTCGATCGAATTTACGGCGACATCGCCCGACAAATAGACTTGCGGTCATCGGATTGCATTTTTACTCACACTAACTTGCACGTCCCCGTGGGATCGGTGATGTTCGGGCGCGATCGCAAAATTATTGTTAAAAGTGACATAGGAGATACATTTTTGACCCAAATTTGTTAA
- a CDS encoding TIGR04376 family protein, whose product MGLFDDFSRFLETRLEEFLRSNPHLELQAIEEQLKEQEEDTLRLILDIQKQEKKLQAEILSAAQEIQRWNERINKAKAAQRLDLAQAAQERQAALLRQGNQRWGQMQGCKERIEKAKELYRQIQVRRKEVRAKAAEAATRTTTKTEQNWDTKGWNQSSNYSSFTAADPLEEKFQRWEADEELDRMKRNIGR is encoded by the coding sequence ATGGGCTTATTTGATGATTTCAGCCGCTTTCTAGAAACCAGATTAGAAGAATTTTTGCGTAGCAATCCCCATCTGGAATTGCAGGCAATAGAAGAACAACTGAAGGAACAAGAAGAAGACACTCTGCGGTTGATTCTCGATATCCAAAAACAAGAGAAAAAACTGCAAGCCGAAATTCTCTCCGCCGCTCAAGAAATTCAGCGCTGGAACGAGCGAATCAACAAAGCTAAAGCTGCTCAAAGGCTCGATTTAGCTCAAGCCGCCCAAGAGCGGCAAGCAGCTTTGCTGCGTCAGGGAAATCAGCGCTGGGGTCAAATGCAAGGCTGCAAAGAACGGATTGAAAAAGCAAAAGAACTGTACCGCCAAATTCAAGTACGGCGAAAAGAAGTGCGAGCAAAAGCGGCAGAAGCTGCAACTCGAACTACCACTAAAACAGAGCAGAATTGGGATACAAAGGGTTGGAATCAGAGTTCTAACTATAGCAGTTTTACGGCTGCAGACCCTTTAGAAGAAAAGTTTCAACGCTGGGAAGCAGACGAAGAACTCGATCGAATGAAGCGGAATATAGGCCGATAG
- a CDS encoding neurotransmitter-gated ion-channel ligand-binding protein, translated as MNNNRLKAQTISALVSLALTAALFTYSPVAAQNTPTNSPAPAPRSTTAATAPKAPPLETPKAALKTPPNADKPTEVAVGFYLTNLGRINQSDETFDISGYLSATWQDRRLAFDPKAVGDREMRYSPEKIWEPALTIVNSQSAAKKSTVELTAQPDGTVNYLELINATISSDLDLRKFPFDSQTAKVVLESLSSDEQRIVFKTNSKLTGYSTDSFLSLSEWQILGFNSTVNTNKFEVENKSYSRYVFELKLKRNYQFYIFKVFIPLLLITLLSWATFWIDANAGFSTQMSVGMTSTLTAITFNFTVANALPRLSYLTLLDTYIFTCYIFFFLSIMANVTVHFLLNNHKNPDFTSGMMRKFRWMFPLAFMLFQGIVMTVFFGS; from the coding sequence ATGAACAACAATCGACTGAAAGCTCAGACAATCTCAGCTCTGGTGAGCTTAGCATTAACTGCTGCCCTTTTTACCTATTCCCCAGTCGCAGCTCAAAATACTCCCACCAATTCCCCCGCACCCGCACCAAGGTCAACCACCGCAGCCACAGCCCCGAAAGCACCGCCCCTAGAAACTCCCAAAGCTGCCCTCAAAACTCCTCCCAACGCTGACAAGCCAACAGAAGTTGCTGTCGGTTTCTACCTCACCAACCTCGGTCGCATCAATCAATCAGATGAGACTTTTGATATCAGCGGTTATTTGTCCGCAACTTGGCAAGACCGGCGTCTAGCATTTGACCCGAAAGCAGTTGGCGATCGGGAAATGCGTTACAGTCCCGAAAAAATATGGGAACCAGCTTTAACGATTGTCAATTCTCAATCAGCAGCCAAAAAAAGCACGGTGGAATTAACCGCACAGCCGGACGGTACGGTCAATTATTTAGAACTTATTAACGCCACTATATCCTCTGACTTAGATTTGAGAAAGTTTCCCTTTGATTCGCAAACAGCTAAGGTTGTTTTGGAATCTTTGTCTTCTGATGAGCAACGTATAGTTTTTAAAACAAATTCCAAGTTGACTGGATACAGTACAGATTCTTTCCTTTCTTTATCCGAATGGCAAATTCTCGGATTCAACAGTACAGTCAATACTAACAAATTTGAAGTAGAAAATAAGAGCTATTCGCGGTACGTTTTTGAGCTAAAACTCAAGCGAAATTACCAATTTTACATCTTTAAAGTCTTTATTCCCCTGCTGCTAATTACGCTGCTTTCTTGGGCGACTTTTTGGATCGATGCTAACGCAGGTTTTTCCACTCAAATGAGTGTAGGGATGACCAGTACCCTCACGGCAATTACTTTTAACTTCACTGTTGCTAATGCTTTGCCTAGATTATCTTACTTGACTCTGCTAGACACCTACATATTTACCTGTTATATCTTTTTCTTTTTGTCGATCATGGCTAATGTCACCGTACATTTCTTGCTCAACAATCACAAAAATCCTGATTTCACCTCTGGGATGATGCGAAAGTTTCGCTGGATGTTCCCCTTAGCTTTTATGCTCTTTCAAGGGATAGTCATGACCGTATTTTTCGGATCGTGA
- a CDS encoding pirin family protein: MTDTIQHLIEPHIQDLGGFQARRLLPSDVLALVGPFIFFDHLGPAVFPPGRGVDVRPHPHINLATVTYLFEGVLLHRDSVGSVQEIRPGAVNWMTAGRGIVHSERTPDDDRSKEAILHGIQTWIALPDEYEETDPWFRHHPASELPVWEDAGVSFTLIAGEAYGRTSPVQIFSPMIYLDVQLTAGREFTLPGHYSEQAVYSVTEGLVIDGVPLEQHRLAVFTSGTEVNISASGKARCIVIGGEPVGERHKWWNFVSSRHSRIEQAKLDWREGRFAQVPQETEFIPLPEEPPSQAEQPL; encoded by the coding sequence ATGACGGATACCATCCAGCATCTCATTGAGCCACACATTCAAGATTTGGGTGGATTCCAAGCCCGCCGCTTGCTTCCCTCAGACGTTCTAGCACTTGTAGGCCCGTTCATCTTTTTTGACCATCTTGGCCCTGCGGTGTTTCCACCCGGCCGGGGCGTGGATGTCCGGCCGCATCCGCACATCAACTTAGCAACAGTCACCTACCTGTTTGAAGGTGTTTTGCTGCATCGTGATAGTGTGGGCAGCGTTCAAGAAATCCGTCCTGGTGCGGTGAACTGGATGACGGCAGGGCGAGGCATTGTCCACTCTGAACGCACGCCTGACGACGATCGCAGCAAAGAAGCCATCCTGCATGGCATCCAAACCTGGATAGCCCTTCCCGATGAATACGAAGAAACCGACCCCTGGTTTCGGCATCATCCGGCTTCTGAACTGCCTGTTTGGGAGGACGCAGGAGTTTCCTTCACCCTGATTGCGGGTGAGGCCTATGGTCGCACTTCCCCAGTTCAAATATTTTCACCCATGATTTATTTGGACGTGCAACTGACTGCTGGAAGAGAATTTACCTTACCGGGCCATTACAGCGAACAGGCGGTTTACAGCGTAACAGAGGGGCTTGTTATTGATGGAGTGCCTCTGGAACAACATCGGTTGGCAGTTTTCACTTCCGGCACTGAAGTAAACATTTCTGCTTCAGGCAAGGCTCGTTGTATTGTGATTGGGGGTGAACCTGTTGGTGAGCGCCATAAGTGGTGGAATTTTGTTTCGAGTCGCCACTCGCGCATTGAGCAAGCTAAACTCGATTGGAGAGAGGGACGGTTTGCTCAGGTTCCTCAAGAGACAGAATTTATCCCGCTGCCAGAAGAGCCGCCTTCTCAAGCAGAGCAACCGTTGTAA
- a CDS encoding helix-turn-helix domain-containing protein, with protein MYQTSNQFIPLEAAKRLRTDRPKITDLLRGKLSEFSIDRLFRFLNALGSDVEIRVIAKPESDSDAKTRVIAI; from the coding sequence CTGTATCAAACCTCAAATCAATTTATCCCGCTCGAAGCAGCAAAACGTCTGAGAACCGATCGCCCTAAAATCACTGATTTGCTGCGTGGGAAACTATCTGAGTTTTCAATCGATCGCCTGTTCCGGTTCTTAAACGCCCTTGGTAGTGATGTGGAGATTCGGGTAATTGCCAAACCTGAATCTGATTCAGACGCTAAGACAAGAGTGATTGCTATTTAG
- the guaA gene encoding glutamine-hydrolyzing GMP synthase encodes METESVLTTSFRQQIDRQIIVILDFGSQYSELIARRIRETQVYSEVISYRTTAEQLKAINPKGIILSGGPSSVYDEKAPHCDPEIWNLGIPVLGVCYGMQLMVKQLGGTVERAKLAEYGKASLFIDDPTDLLTNVEEGSTMWMSHGDSCTDLPTGFEILAHTDNTPCAAVAHHEKNLYGVQFHPEVVHSIGGIALIRNFVYHICECEPTWTTATFVEESIREIREQVGDKRVLLALSGGVDSSTLAFLLHKAIGDQLTCMFIDQGFMRKYEPERLVKLFKEQFHIDVEYVNARERFLAQLEGITDPEVKRKRIGHEFINVFEEESKRLGPFDYLAQGTLYPDVIESADTNADPKSGERVAVKIKSHHNVGGLPKDLRFKLIEPLRKLFKDEVRKVGRSIGLPEEIVNRQPFPGPGLAIRIIGEVTADRLNILRDADFIVRQEINRHGLYGELWQAFAVLLPIRSVGVMGDQRTYAYPIVLRFIKSEDGMTADWARVPYDLLELISNRIVNEVKGVNRVVYDITSKPPGTIEWE; translated from the coding sequence ATAGAAACTGAATCCGTTCTCACAACCTCTTTTCGGCAGCAGATAGATCGCCAGATTATCGTGATTCTCGACTTCGGTTCGCAATATTCCGAACTGATTGCTCGTCGAATTCGCGAAACTCAAGTATATTCAGAAGTTATTTCTTACCGCACTACTGCCGAACAGTTAAAAGCTATCAATCCTAAAGGAATTATTCTTTCAGGAGGCCCGAGTTCTGTATACGATGAAAAAGCACCCCACTGCGACCCAGAAATTTGGAATTTGGGAATACCGGTGTTGGGAGTGTGTTACGGGATGCAGTTGATGGTAAAGCAGCTCGGAGGCACGGTTGAGCGGGCTAAGTTAGCCGAATACGGCAAGGCATCGCTATTTATTGACGATCCTACGGATTTGCTGACAAATGTCGAAGAGGGCAGCACGATGTGGATGAGCCACGGAGACTCCTGTACCGATCTGCCGACGGGTTTTGAGATCCTCGCTCACACTGACAATACTCCGTGTGCTGCTGTTGCTCACCACGAGAAAAATTTGTACGGCGTTCAGTTCCATCCAGAAGTAGTTCACTCGATCGGGGGAATAGCTTTAATTCGCAATTTTGTTTACCACATTTGCGAGTGCGAACCGACTTGGACGACAGCTACTTTTGTGGAGGAATCGATTCGCGAAATTCGAGAGCAAGTGGGAGATAAACGAGTTTTGCTGGCTCTATCCGGCGGTGTAGATTCTTCTACTTTGGCTTTCTTGCTGCACAAGGCGATCGGCGACCAACTTACCTGTATGTTTATCGACCAAGGGTTTATGCGGAAGTATGAACCAGAACGGTTGGTAAAATTATTTAAAGAGCAATTCCACATTGACGTTGAGTATGTTAATGCTCGCGAACGGTTTTTAGCTCAACTTGAAGGGATTACCGATCCTGAAGTAAAACGCAAGCGGATCGGTCACGAATTTATCAACGTATTTGAAGAAGAATCGAAGCGTCTCGGCCCCTTTGACTACCTCGCACAAGGTACTCTTTATCCTGATGTGATTGAGTCGGCTGACACTAATGCAGACCCGAAAAGCGGCGAGCGAGTTGCTGTTAAAATTAAAAGCCACCACAACGTGGGGGGTTTGCCGAAAGATTTGCGATTTAAGCTGATCGAACCGCTGCGAAAACTGTTTAAGGATGAAGTGCGAAAAGTCGGCCGGTCGATCGGACTTCCCGAAGAAATTGTGAACCGACAGCCTTTCCCGGGCCCGGGATTGGCGATTCGGATTATAGGAGAAGTTACCGCAGACAGACTAAATATTTTGCGGGATGCTGACTTCATTGTTCGCCAAGAAATTAACCGCCACGGATTGTACGGCGAACTTTGGCAAGCTTTTGCAGTTTTGCTACCGATTCGCAGTGTAGGGGTGATGGGCGATCAGCGCACTTATGCTTACCCGATCGTCTTGCGATTTATTAAGAGTGAAGACGGGATGACGGCTGATTGGGCGCGGGTTCCTTACGATTTGTTGGAACTGATCTCGAACCGGATTGTGAATGAAGTTAAGGGGGTGAACCGAGTGGTTTACGATATTACTTCTAAGCCACCGGGAACGATCGAGTGGGAGTGA
- a CDS encoding transporter substrate-binding domain-containing protein — protein sequence MNALMQIIVHIRGGFSPVMSSVLAVVKNFRLGIILALACLACILSYVPAVSQTSPTQLPNTLKLGVRTSVYPIGNKINVNFFTQFLPENNFVRLFYENKIHKPNSAEGFCGTFGKELQKELASNGQQIKVIYIPIVNQHKGVVAPRYDGLKRRIIDIECGPNSISSGELPTGQGIKFSEPFYETGVKILLKEELAEELNSGARGLNKITISVVKESTTLKVLQSIKDINQSKIATSDSGAEGLTDLKDNTVQAFASDALIVGSILREGVKGERSDQPWWNIFNRRVDQQGQPFRQPYENLGYTIYPNNSSKKTYVTGNEPTEKYAMAVLEKTPFRDDLLNAINKTLDKSKLSSAGQKLKEYETRASDLSWNGWKKLLLFINTYIWVVFVPVIWALFIQFLSQILHESWVTTFTWVSGITVCLSLGLIVIIQILLIVVPLLFPGY from the coding sequence ATGAACGCACTAATGCAGATTATCGTCCACATTAGAGGTGGATTCTCTCCTGTTATGAGTTCTGTACTTGCGGTTGTCAAAAATTTTCGACTTGGGATAATTTTGGCTTTAGCGTGTCTTGCTTGTATTTTGAGTTATGTTCCTGCTGTTTCGCAAACTTCGCCAACTCAGTTACCTAATACCCTCAAACTGGGAGTTAGGACTTCTGTTTACCCGATCGGAAATAAGATTAATGTAAATTTTTTTACTCAATTTTTGCCTGAAAATAATTTTGTTAGACTTTTTTATGAAAATAAAATTCATAAACCAAATTCTGCTGAAGGGTTTTGCGGCACTTTTGGTAAAGAGCTACAGAAGGAGTTAGCTAGTAATGGTCAACAAATCAAAGTTATATATATTCCTATTGTGAATCAACATAAAGGAGTCGTTGCACCTAGATATGATGGCTTGAAAAGACGTATAATTGATATTGAATGCGGTCCAAATTCAATATCATCTGGTGAGCTTCCAACTGGTCAAGGTATTAAATTTTCTGAGCCTTTCTATGAAACAGGTGTGAAGATTCTATTAAAAGAAGAATTGGCTGAGGAGTTGAATTCAGGAGCTCGCGGGCTAAATAAGATTACAATTAGTGTAGTTAAAGAATCTACAACCTTAAAAGTATTGCAGAGTATAAAGGATATTAATCAATCTAAAATTGCTACTTCTGATAGTGGCGCTGAGGGTTTAACTGATCTAAAGGACAACACAGTACAGGCATTTGCTAGTGATGCACTTATTGTGGGGAGTATCCTTAGAGAGGGAGTTAAAGGAGAACGTAGCGACCAACCTTGGTGGAATATTTTTAACAGAAGAGTCGATCAACAAGGACAACCATTTAGACAACCATACGAAAATTTGGGATACACTATCTACCCAAACAACTCATCAAAAAAGACATATGTAACTGGCAACGAGCCAACAGAAAAGTATGCTATGGCAGTTCTGGAAAAGACGCCGTTTCGTGACGATCTACTTAATGCGATTAATAAAACTTTAGACAAATCTAAATTGTCCAGCGCAGGGCAGAAATTAAAAGAGTATGAAACAAGAGCAAGTGATTTATCATGGAATGGTTGGAAGAAGTTATTGCTTTTCATCAATACTTATATATGGGTGGTTTTCGTACCCGTTATTTGGGCTTTATTTATTCAGTTTTTAAGTCAGATTTTACACGAATCTTGGGTGACAACATTTACATGGGTATCGGGGATAACAGTATGTTTATCGCTGGGGCTAATAGTTATAATTCAGATTTTATTGATAGTTGTACCGCTACTTTTTCCAGGTTACTAA
- a CDS encoding RNA-guided endonuclease InsQ/TnpB family protein — protein MLVFEFKASGKKQQFDAVDEAIRTVQFIRNKALRFWMENEKVNKYDLNKYSAILAKEFPFCDDLNSMARQSSSERAWSAISRFYDNCKKKVPGKKGFPQFQKDNRSVEYKTTGWRLADDRKSITFTDKKGIGKLKLKGTRDLHFYQRSQIKRVRLVRRADGYYVQFCIQVDRSEKIEITGNAIGLDVGLKEFYTDSNGIAVDNPRFLRKGERRLKKSQKRVSKRVKGSQNRKKARAILGKRHLKISRQRKDFALKLARCVIQSNDCVVYEDLRIKNMVKNHSLAKSINDASWYMFRIWLEYFGKVFGRITIAVPANGTSQECSSCGTIVKKSLSTRTHACRCGCVLDRDWNAAKNILSRGLSTAGHVGTWILDPNACGELTATDVEVILHRQVDSANQESPRL, from the coding sequence ATGTTAGTTTTTGAGTTCAAAGCATCGGGTAAAAAGCAGCAATTTGACGCTGTAGACGAAGCAATTAGAACGGTGCAGTTCATCCGCAACAAAGCATTGCGCTTTTGGATGGAAAACGAAAAAGTCAACAAATACGACTTGAATAAATACAGCGCCATTCTAGCGAAGGAATTCCCGTTTTGCGACGACTTAAACAGCATGGCCAGACAATCGAGTTCAGAAAGAGCGTGGTCGGCGATTTCACGATTTTACGACAACTGCAAAAAGAAAGTCCCAGGAAAAAAAGGGTTTCCGCAATTCCAGAAAGACAACCGCTCGGTCGAGTACAAAACTACGGGCTGGCGTCTGGCAGATGACCGGAAATCAATCACTTTTACCGATAAAAAAGGAATCGGCAAACTTAAATTAAAAGGAACCCGCGACTTGCATTTCTACCAGCGCAGTCAAATCAAACGAGTACGCTTGGTAAGGCGAGCAGACGGATATTATGTCCAGTTTTGCATTCAAGTTGACCGTTCTGAAAAGATTGAAATCACGGGTAACGCCATCGGGTTAGATGTAGGACTTAAAGAGTTTTACACTGACTCAAATGGCATTGCAGTTGATAACCCGCGTTTCCTCCGCAAGGGAGAACGCAGGTTGAAGAAATCCCAAAAACGAGTTTCAAAACGAGTCAAGGGTTCACAAAACAGAAAAAAAGCTAGAGCGATTCTAGGGAAGCGCCACCTCAAAATAAGTAGACAGCGTAAAGATTTTGCCCTGAAGTTGGCAAGATGCGTCATCCAGTCTAACGACTGCGTAGTCTACGAAGATTTGAGGATTAAAAATATGGTGAAGAATCACTCTCTAGCAAAATCGATTAACGACGCATCTTGGTATATGTTCCGAATTTGGCTGGAATATTTTGGCAAAGTATTCGGAAGAATTACGATTGCCGTACCAGCTAACGGAACAAGTCAAGAATGCTCTAGTTGCGGAACAATTGTTAAGAAAAGTCTCTCAACGCGAACCCACGCTTGTCGGTGTGGATGCGTATTAGATCGTGACTGGAACGCAGCTAAAAATATCCTGAGTCGGGGATTGAGTACGGCGGGGCACGTCGGAACTTGGATCTTAGATCCGAACGCTTGTGGAGAATTGACCGCTACCGATGTTGAAGTAATTCTGCACCGGCAAGTTGATTCTGCGAATCAAGAATCTCCTCGGCTTTAG